A stretch of the Photobacterium toruni genome encodes the following:
- a CDS encoding M16 family metallopeptidase has translation MQKWVLSAAVLSLAGCSQWSEHASVNDNLPQGVKFIEQVKAVTGKAVIPYSKYQLANGLTVILSPDDSDPLVNVDMTYHVGSAREQQGKSGFAHFFEHMMFQGSKHVGDQQHFKLITEAGGNLNGSTNRDRTNYYETVPANQLQKVLWLESDRMGFLLDAVSQRKFEIQRSTVKNERAQNFENRPYGLIYEKMGEALYPRSHPYSWQTIGYVDDLDRVDVNDLKAFFLRWYGPNNATLTIGGDINKAQTLAWINKYFGSIPRGPEVKNAPKQPAKITHNRFITLEDNIQQPMLMMGWPTAYLGAKDQSSLDILGQIIGSGTNSLLYQKLVKTGEAVDAGAFQDCAELACTMYVYAMAPSGNQGNLKQLRTKVMAIVNGIEKQGINPQQLNEIKGSVAASAIYGLQSVAGKVSQLAAYQTFFGDPNYLPTELKNVNSVTTNTVMAAYNKYLYQQPNVSLSVVPKGKLQLEAAKPNFIPAPRHLPQHHKIKEQDLAYRTVTDNFDRSVMPQASTPVKAVMPSLYEFKLANGINVIGTEYQETPTITLQLSVPAGRRVEPDGKAGLAQLTAAMMNEGTTKLTAEQIASKLDTLGSSINVNAGLYNTTVSLNTLTKNLPQTLALFEQRLLEPKFTESDFKRLKKQMLESIVYEHQSAEWLANQATRDVLFKGTVFSRPAEGTQASINNLTLQDVRDFYQRYYTPNGADIVVVGDIKQANLQTDLAPLAAWKGAPKPTFIMPTLPYLSQQAIWLVNKPHAPQTVVRLVRQGLAYDATGELFKTQLANFNLAGNFNSRLNLNLREDKGYTYGAGGYLTGGREIGMASFYAQVRANATLPAIKEFMVELKRMSSTGLTDKEVKFMRLAVGQQDALSYETPTKKAALLGTILSYDLPKDFVTQRNHIVATITKTEMDNLAKKWFNPNDYQIIVVGDAKTLLPQLKTLGLPIHQLVLNQ, from the coding sequence GTGCAAAAGTGGGTTTTAAGTGCTGCAGTACTGTCATTAGCAGGATGTAGTCAATGGAGTGAACATGCTTCAGTAAATGATAACTTGCCACAAGGAGTTAAATTTATTGAACAGGTTAAAGCCGTAACAGGCAAGGCAGTAATTCCTTACAGTAAATATCAATTAGCCAATGGACTGACTGTTATTCTATCACCAGATGATTCTGATCCTTTGGTAAATGTTGATATGACTTATCATGTTGGCTCTGCTCGCGAACAACAAGGAAAGTCAGGTTTTGCTCATTTCTTTGAACATATGATGTTTCAAGGCTCAAAACATGTTGGTGATCAGCAGCATTTTAAATTGATCACAGAAGCTGGCGGTAATTTAAATGGCAGTACTAACCGCGATCGTACTAATTATTATGAAACCGTTCCTGCAAACCAACTTCAAAAAGTGTTGTGGTTAGAGTCCGATCGAATGGGGTTCTTATTGGATGCAGTGTCACAGCGTAAATTTGAAATTCAGCGTTCAACAGTAAAAAACGAGCGAGCTCAAAATTTTGAAAATCGTCCTTATGGGTTGATTTATGAGAAAATGGGTGAGGCGCTATATCCGCGAAGTCATCCATATTCATGGCAAACTATTGGTTATGTTGATGATCTTGATCGGGTTGATGTTAATGATCTTAAAGCATTTTTCCTGCGTTGGTATGGTCCAAATAATGCGACTTTGACTATCGGTGGTGATATTAATAAAGCGCAAACACTAGCGTGGATCAATAAATATTTCGGCTCGATTCCACGAGGTCCTGAAGTAAAAAATGCGCCTAAACAGCCTGCTAAAATTACTCATAATCGATTTATTACCCTTGAAGATAATATTCAACAACCAATGCTAATGATGGGATGGCCAACAGCGTATCTTGGTGCAAAAGATCAGTCATCACTGGATATACTAGGGCAAATTATTGGCAGTGGCACTAATAGTTTACTGTATCAAAAATTAGTTAAGACGGGCGAGGCTGTAGATGCTGGTGCTTTTCAAGATTGTGCCGAGCTCGCGTGTACGATGTATGTTTATGCAATGGCCCCAAGCGGAAACCAAGGCAATTTAAAACAGCTGCGTACTAAAGTGATGGCTATCGTCAATGGTATTGAAAAGCAGGGGATTAACCCTCAGCAACTGAATGAAATTAAAGGTTCAGTTGCGGCAAGTGCAATTTATGGCTTGCAAAGTGTAGCGGGTAAAGTCTCTCAGCTTGCGGCTTATCAAACATTTTTTGGTGATCCTAATTATTTACCAACCGAGCTTAAAAACGTTAATAGCGTTACCACCAATACTGTAATGGCAGCTTATAATAAGTACTTATATCAGCAGCCAAATGTCAGTTTAAGCGTAGTACCAAAAGGGAAATTGCAATTAGAAGCGGCTAAGCCAAACTTTATTCCTGCGCCTCGTCATCTTCCACAGCATCATAAGATCAAAGAGCAAGATTTAGCTTATCGTACGGTTACCGATAATTTTGATCGCTCAGTCATGCCACAAGCATCAACTCCCGTTAAAGCTGTGATGCCGAGTTTATATGAATTTAAACTTGCTAATGGTATTAATGTTATTGGCACTGAATACCAAGAAACCCCCACTATTACCTTACAATTAAGTGTCCCTGCTGGGCGTCGAGTTGAACCTGATGGTAAAGCAGGGTTAGCACAATTAACGGCGGCAATGATGAATGAGGGGACGACGAAATTAACCGCGGAGCAGATAGCATCAAAACTTGATACCTTAGGCAGTAGTATCAATGTTAATGCTGGGCTTTATAACACCACGGTATCACTGAATACTTTGACAAAGAATTTACCACAAACATTGGCATTATTTGAGCAACGTTTGTTGGAACCTAAATTCACAGAATCTGATTTCAAACGTTTGAAAAAGCAAATGTTAGAAAGCATTGTCTATGAGCATCAAAGTGCGGAATGGTTAGCAAATCAAGCAACTCGAGATGTATTGTTTAAAGGGACGGTATTTAGTCGTCCCGCGGAGGGCACTCAAGCCTCCATTAATAATCTTACCTTGCAAGATGTTAGGGATTTCTACCAGCGTTATTACACTCCAAATGGTGCTGATATCGTCGTCGTTGGCGATATTAAACAAGCTAATTTACAGACGGATTTAGCCCCGTTAGCGGCTTGGAAAGGGGCTCCTAAACCAACGTTTATAATGCCAACGTTACCATACCTATCCCAGCAAGCGATATGGCTAGTCAATAAACCGCATGCGCCACAAACCGTCGTGCGTTTGGTGCGCCAAGGCTTAGCTTATGATGCAACGGGTGAGTTATTTAAGACGCAGTTAGCTAATTTTAATTTAGCGGGTAATTTTAATAGTCGTCTAAATTTGAATTTACGTGAAGATAAGGGCTATACCTATGGTGCTGGCGGTTATTTAACTGGCGGACGAGAAATTGGTATGGCAAGTTTTTATGCACAAGTTCGAGCTAATGCAACTTTACCTGCGATCAAAGAGTTTATGGTTGAACTTAAACGCATGAGTAGCACTGGATTAACCGATAAAGAAGTCAAATTTATGCGGTTAGCTGTTGGTCAACAAGATGCGTTAAGTTATGAAAC
- a CDS encoding YqaA family protein yields MTELMNGDLGLWVLFATGFLSATLLPGGSEANLIAALKVGDNPVWQIVAVVTIGNTLGGLTNYWLGLLLPDKTAENKQSNNALLWLKKYGYWSLLLSWMPLIGDPLCLAAGWLRMRFWWCAAAIFIGKMLRYIALAAIVLGLFSGLSV; encoded by the coding sequence ATGACAGAATTGATGAATGGCGATCTTGGATTATGGGTGCTGTTTGCCACTGGATTTTTAAGTGCAACCTTACTGCCTGGTGGATCTGAAGCTAATCTAATTGCAGCTTTAAAAGTAGGTGATAACCCTGTATGGCAAATAGTTGCAGTTGTAACTATCGGCAATACTTTAGGAGGGCTGACTAATTATTGGCTTGGATTGTTACTACCTGATAAAACAGCTGAAAATAAACAAAGTAATAACGCATTATTATGGTTAAAGAAATATGGTTATTGGAGTTTATTATTAAGTTGGATGCCATTAATTGGTGATCCTCTTTGTCTTGCTGCCGGTTGGTTACGGATGCGTTTTTGGTGGTGTGCTGCCGCTATTTTTATTGGGAAAATGTTACGCTATATTGCCTTAGCGGCGATTGTGCTAGGGTTATTCTCTGGATTATCAGTGTAA